The region GCGCGCTGATCGCCCCGTTCTATGTCTGGTGGTTCAAACCCCAGTTCACCTTCCCGGTGTCGATGCTCTCCTGTCTTATCCTGCTGCGCCATCACGACAATATTCAGCGCCTGTGGCGTCGTCAGGAGACCAAAATCTGGACGAAGCTCAAGAGAAAGAAAAAAGACGCTCCAAAGGGTTAGTTATGCCTTATAGCCAAATGTGATTTTGGTCACCTTCTGCCTGTGGTAACTGTTAGGGACACAACACAACCACATAAGAAGAAAATGGCTGAAATCACAGAATCAACTCCCCTTTCAACGGCAGGTATTCCCCCTGATGGCGACATCCAGTGGGTGCGCAGCGCTTCGGATGTATCACGCCTCGTTAATGACGGTTCTCAGGGCCGGACAAACGCCCGTATCGTGGTCGGTATCGCTTTGGGCGGCATTTTCCTCGATGCCTACGATCTGGGCGCGCTGGCGTTCGGCATTAAAGACATCACCCGCGAATTTAGCCTGACGCCCGCTGGTACCGGTATGGTGGCCTCGGCGATTACCTTTGGTGCCATTGTCGGGGCGCTGCTTGGCGGCTATCTCACGGATAAAATCGGGCGCTACCGCGTTTTTATGGCTGATATGGTGTTCTTCGTGGTGGCAGCGATCGCCTGTGCGCTGGCCCCGAACGAATATGTGCTCGCGGGCGCCCGCTTTGTGATGGGGCTGGGGGTTGGGATCGACCTTCCCGTGGCGATGGCGTTTTTAAGCGAGTTCGCCAGGCTAAAAGGGCCCGGAAATAAGGCTTCCAGCGTCGCGATGTGGTGCCCCACCTGGTATGCCGCCATCAGCATCTCCTACCTGCTGGTGCTTTTCTTCTACGCCGTGCTGCCGGAGAGCCACAGCGACTGGCTGTGGCGTTTGATTCTCGGCTTTGGCGCGGTGCCCGCGCTGGTGATTATCGCCATCCGCAGCCGCTATATGAGCGAATCTCCGGTCTGGGCGGCTAATCAGGGCAACCTGAAAGAGGCGGCGTCGATTTTACGCCAGTCGTATAACATCAATGCCCACGTGCCGCAGGACGCGCTCGGCCAGCCCGCACCCGTCGTGAATAAAGCGAAATGGTCAAACTATCTGAACCTGTTCCGCGGCGTCTACTTACGCCGCACGACGCTCGCCACGCTGCTTTCCGTCGTCTCGTCGTTTGCCTATAACGCCGTGGCGTTTGGCCTGCCGGTGATCATCTCCAGCTTCTTTGTCCAGTCGATGCTCACCACCATTCTCATTTCTCTGGCGCTTAACCTGCTGTTTGCCTTCGTCGGCGGACTGCTGGCGGTACGCTACGTGCCGCGCTTCGGCGCCTGGCGGATGTCGCTGGCGGGTTATGCCTGCCAGCTTGTCGCATTGCTTGGCCTGGCGCTGATTGGCAGACCAGACGGTGCCTCTGAAGGGGTGCTCGCCGTGGCGATGCTGGCGCTATTCCTGTTCGGTCAGGGCTTCGGCCCGGGCGCGCATACCATGACGTTTGCCTCGCTGAGCTACCCAACCTCGCTGCGCGGCGTGGGCGTGGGCCTCAACCAGACGCTGATGCGCAGCAGCTCGACGCTGTCGCTGTTTCTGTTCCCGCTGCTGGTCGCCTCGCTGGATACCGCCGTGTTCTGGGTGATTGCGCTGGCGCCGTTTATCGGCCTGGCGTCGCTGCTGGCAATCCGCTGGGAGCCGTCGGGGTATGATGTGGATGCAGAGGACTACCGGTAACGACACATTACTTCGGTGGGTTCAACCCACCGAAGGGTTATTACAAATCGTCGAGCAGCGTTCGGGAGAGTTTTTTTAGCGTCTCAAGCTCATCGTCATTCATCCGCATGCTGCAGCGAATCTGATCCGGCAATGCCATCACCCGTTTCTTCAGGTCTTTGGCCTTGTCGGTCAGTACAACATTTTTCATCCTTTCATCACCCACAACCGCGATACGGTTGAGGAATCCTTTTGCCTCAAGCTTTTGTACAAGCGGGGTCAATGTGCCCGAATCAAAAAACGTCTTATCGCTGAGATCGCGAAGTGGGATGTTGTCTTTCTCATAAAGCGCCATCAAAACAACGAATTGCGGATAGGTCAGATCCATCTCTTGCAGTAAGGGGCGATACTGGCGAACAAACGCGTTGGTGACCGAGTACAGCGAGAAGCAAAGTAAATCGTCTAGCGTTTTGTTTTCTTTCATTTTTCTATCAACTCCAAATCGGTTGCCTAAAAAAATTAT is a window of Enterobacter cloacae complex sp. ECNIH7 DNA encoding:
- a CDS encoding MFS transporter, whose protein sequence is MAEITESTPLSTAGIPPDGDIQWVRSASDVSRLVNDGSQGRTNARIVVGIALGGIFLDAYDLGALAFGIKDITREFSLTPAGTGMVASAITFGAIVGALLGGYLTDKIGRYRVFMADMVFFVVAAIACALAPNEYVLAGARFVMGLGVGIDLPVAMAFLSEFARLKGPGNKASSVAMWCPTWYAAISISYLLVLFFYAVLPESHSDWLWRLILGFGAVPALVIIAIRSRYMSESPVWAANQGNLKEAASILRQSYNINAHVPQDALGQPAPVVNKAKWSNYLNLFRGVYLRRTTLATLLSVVSSFAYNAVAFGLPVIISSFFVQSMLTTILISLALNLLFAFVGGLLAVRYVPRFGAWRMSLAGYACQLVALLGLALIGRPDGASEGVLAVAMLALFLFGQGFGPGAHTMTFASLSYPTSLRGVGVGLNQTLMRSSSTLSLFLFPLLVASLDTAVFWVIALAPFIGLASLLAIRWEPSGYDVDAEDYR
- a CDS encoding MarR family winged helix-turn-helix transcriptional regulator encodes the protein MKENKTLDDLLCFSLYSVTNAFVRQYRPLLQEMDLTYPQFVVLMALYEKDNIPLRDLSDKTFFDSGTLTPLVQKLEAKGFLNRIAVVGDERMKNVVLTDKAKDLKKRVMALPDQIRCSMRMNDDELETLKKLSRTLLDDL